In Zingiber officinale cultivar Zhangliang chromosome 1A, Zo_v1.1, whole genome shotgun sequence, the DNA window TAAGATTGGGATGATACTCAGGAAAAATGAGGAGACTAAATCATGAGTGTCCGATTGGAAGTAAGATTGAGATGTTATCTAAGAGGAGTGAGGAGATTGTGACCAGAGTCATATATGTTCAACCCGTTCTATCCTTCGACCGGTCTTTTTTTCAAGGATTTCTCTGCTACATGGCTGGTCAGCTGGTGCAATGGCTCTGTGGCAGGTGGTCAGCTGGTGCAATGGCTCTGTGGCAGGTGGCGGCAAGTAGAGCAAcgtccagagagcacagaggtccTCCTTGATATTCCCTGGTATGACGGTGGTGTTTAAAGCAGGGAAAGATTAAGCGTTTTCTTTCGTTGCTAGAGAAAAGAGAGATGGAGAGGAGGTGCATAAGGCGGTGTGCTCCGGCGTTGCTTCGGGTGCTATTAATAGTACTAGTAGCACTAGCAGCTCCGGCGAGCGGCATCAGCAGAGACGACTTCCCCTCTGGCTTTATTTTCGGCGCCGGCAGCTCCGCGTACCAGGTGACCATTTGCGATCTCTCTCCCTGTTATGCTTTCTCTCTTTGTTTTTCATCTTTTTTTACTTGCACTTTGGAGTGTTGAATTGTAGCCGACCTTCCCAGAAAAGTACTGAGGAACTCCTTTACAAGGAGAAAAAGGACACAAGTTTCAGTACAAGGAAATTTTCACTCTACAATCTTTGCCTcttgaaaaaattaataaaaaaaaagaacttAAAAAAGAGAGATCTTCGTTctaattttcatttttattttgaagCATGATTTACAATTTCAACAAATCAACCAAAAAACAAGCGACAATAGCTAACCAATGCCAAATAAATATTGACAATGAAAAAGCTTTAAATAGGACAAGTCTAAAAGCATGACAATATATTTTCCTTGTTTAAAAATAggagaaaaaaaagaaattaaattgaAGTTTTTGGCTTGATGATTTTTTACAAGTCAAATATCTTCAGAAATTTGTTTTCTAAAGTAAATCTTGTAAGAGAAGGGTGAAAGGAGTCGATACCTAAAAATTGCATCTTTTTGTTcatttttctaagtttttacaGTTATTCTACTATGTTTTTGCATACCTGCATTTCACGTTTCCACAATATCAGTTTACCTCACAGACTACCAAAAGTAACAGGTTTTCATGGTGCAATTTCTTTAGTTCTTAATTTGTCTCAAAGTCGAGAGTTCAACTAATTTCTTGAGTTTTCATGGTGTAATATTTTGGGTCTCAATCTCACGAAGGTGGAAGGGGCAGCTGCAGAGGGAGGAAGAACACCCTGCATCTGGGACACATTTGCACACGAAGGTTACTTTTCGTTTAACAAGAAAACACGCTAATTTAATAACTGCAAACTCTGAAATGTCTTCAGAATCTCAGGGAGAACCGAGGACAAAAGAACAGGAGACGTAGCAGCTGATCAGTATCACAAGTACAAGGTCGATCCTGAGTTTTTGAGGCAATTATGCAATCTTGTGAACTGTAGGCATAtaaaattttggtttttcttGTTGGCAGGAAGATGTGAAGTTGATGCATGACATGGGCCTGGATGCCTACAGATTCTCTATCTCCTGGAGCAGAGTCATTCCTTGTCCGCATTCAACTTGCTATAATTTCTTTTCCTGACCAAATAGTTTAAGCATTACATGAATCTAATTGGTGCCATGTTGCAGATGGTAGAGGGCCAACTAATCGAGAAGGGGTGCAATACTATAATAATTTGATCAACGAGCTCAAGAAATATGGTACAATTAGATTAGTGGTCATACCTAAACAATTTTCAATCACAATTTTACTTAACTATGTTTGTCCTGCAGGAATTGAACCTCATGTCACTCTTCTTCACTTTGACCTCCCCCAATCTTTGGAAGATGAATATTCAGGACTCTTGAGCCCAAAGATTGTGTAAATTTCTACTACATCCCTTTCATTTGCATCTCCTGGAATAGTGTCTAAGAAGATTGTGTCCATTGTGATGCAGAGAGGACTTCACTGCTTATGCTGATATGTGCTTTAGAGAGTTTGGGGATAGAGTAAAATACTGGATAACTGTCAATGAGCCCAACATCGAACCCATCCTTGGCCATGATCTGGGAATATTTCCACCAAATCACTGCTCTTCCTCCTTGGCCTCTTCCCTTGGCCTCAATTGCAGCAAAGGGAATTCATCTGTTGAGCCATATGTAGCTGGTCATAACCTTTTGCTTTCCCATGCATCAGTTGTCTCCCTGTACAGAAAGAAATATCAGGTTTCAGCATTAGTTTTGCTTTTAATTGAATGATCTAAATGTTATTCAGGGGGTTATCTAAAATAGAGTGTTGTTCTTGTGCAAAAGCCAAATCAAGGGGGCTATATTGGAATTACCTTACTAGGTATCTGGTTTGAGCCAGCCACAAAATTACCAGATGATATAGCAGCAGCTAACAGAGCATTGGATTTCCTAGTAGGCTGGTGAGTAAAGTAAACAATACACTGAAATATTTTTCTTTGTACTGAATGTTGACATCAAAAAATTGTGAGGCCTACATGGTGTCTCTTGTGCTTAGGTTTGTAAATCCAATAGTGTATGGAAGGTACCCTTCTGTGATGCAAAAGCTTGTTGGATCCCGCTTACCATCCTTCAAATCAGAAGAGTCAGCCATGCTGAGAGGATCTTTTGATTTCATTGGACTTAATCATTATTCAGTGGCTTTTCTGCGAGCAGCAACTGATAACCCAGATGATGATTTCCGAGATTGGTACACCGACATGTCAGTCAGTTTCGCATGTAAGTTACTTTCACTGCTCTGATTGACTCTTATTTCACAAACTGGTTATGGTATTAGGCAGTGATTCTATCTTTTCTCCTTGTTTTTCTATGTTCCTGCAGTTCCCCAAACAAAAGTTACAAAGGTGCCCAAAACTGCACTAAGTCTTAATTGATATATCCTCCTGGAAAACTACATAATCTAACAGGAAGTGGAACTTCCATCAGGTTTTTGTTTCAGAAGATCCTCCTGTAATACCTTCCACACCGTGGGCTATGCAAAGACTGCTCGACTACATCAGAAACAAATATGGAAATCCACCAGTCTTTATCCATGAAAATGGTAATTGTTCAATTCAGGAAGCTGACCATGAAATACGGTATCACTCTCTAGCATTGATTCTCATATATTTATCGTTTGTGATTTCAGGATATCCAGAGTATAACATAGATCCAGCAACTTGTGGCCATGAGTTCTATGATGAGCAGAGAGCAAACTACATTAAAGATTACATAGAAAGCATGCTTCTACCAATAAGGTGCTTCTATTGTTTGTTACTAGACCTTTAGTTCATGCACATACAAAACATAAAGGATTGACTATTAAATTTCTTGGCTGTTGAAGGACTAAACAACAAAGCACCACAAATAAGCTATGGTATCTGACTTCATATTCTCATCGATGATTCTGCAGGAATGGTTCCGATGTCAAGGGTTACTTTGTTTGGTCCTTCATGGATAACTTTGAGCTTGTCACTGGCTACAGAAGTCGCTATGGTCTCATTGGAGTTGACTATTGTGTAGAAAACAGAACAAGGTATCGAAGATACTCTGCAGATTGGTATTCACAATTTCTTAAACCTAACGGATATACGAGAAGATACGGAGAtgttaatgttgagtagaaatATCTTACATTTAAACTTAAGCAGTTGAATGTAGAATGTCTAAAACTTTCAGCCATGTACTGATGGTACCATTAGGCATGCTTCTGTAAGATCCAAACGTGAATATATCTTCGTTGATCTATTTGAATAATAATTTTCGACTGTGTATATCAAATGGCTGCCATTATCCGAAGTAAACACAAACACTGCTTTTGCCTTTTAGTTATGCTACAGCTTTAAGgggcgcaaaaaaaaaaaaaaaaaaaaaaaaaaatcaaggaatGCAGACAAACATGGCTATACTTATTCAAGAATCTACATTATaaactttatttaattttataaatttaccattgtcttttaaattaataaatctaCTAAACTTATCGAACTTTCTGTCAGAAAATCAGAATGGAAACATATAGAAACATCCTGCTAGACCACTTTGCTTAAGTCTGACAGCGAAATCAACCAAAGCAAATCCACCATTTTATTCTCCAAGGTTATTTTGCCGACTACAGGATTATCAAGCCAATCAGTGTTAGTTTTGCGAGCTAGACCGAGATCTGGACACGCCCTCCTATCCGTGAGGAACTGGTTATTAAGGTGGCCTTCAAATCATTGTCTTTGGCCGACCAAGTCCCATCCATCCAAGGCAGTTATGGGGGCAATCCCAAGCTTTGAAATTCAACCTGCGAGGTTTCCTAAAACTATTTGTTGAATAAATGAAAAAGTTAGGTAGGTCCTTCCGTTTGAAAAAATTGTGATGCCAGTCAAGATCCATCTTCACTTCCTGATTTATAACGATGaccaataaaaaattttcatagaatCGGACAGACATTTTAGATTGTAAGAACCGAATAACTGGATTTGGGAGAATAGACCTAGTAATCAACACATTCCTTTAAGAAAAATAGTAtatttaaggaaaaaaatttaagaaaatattcaaaaatagatacataaaataataaaacCCACAAAAAGGAAAATGATGGACTTAAGCATTTCTTCATTGCTCCACTTAATTGGTAAAAGTTGCAAGATAACAAGAAATCAGGACTAGGGATGCGAAAGTTCCAAATCGGAAACACTGCTCTTTTAGGAACTTTTTGCAGTGAAATAATAACCCAATCCATTATTGTTGGGTAAATATGGTCGTGGCAGGGAAATTTTGAGTGTACACTGCTTCTCAGTTTTGGAGATCTCTTTGTTATGAATGGTCTGTGGTGAACGTTATATCTTGGAAGCTTGCTGATGATCACAGAATTAACTTTTGGATTGATTGTTGGATAGATAATGGCCAGGGACAATCATTGAGTTACCAAGACTTGTCAAAGCTTGAGGAATAAGTCAGTGGTAGACAACAAGTACTTCTTGACCATCAAATTATGGCATGCTCCAAGATAGAACAAACACGCATAAAAATGCCAACCAAGGCCCAAGACTCCGCCTCCCAAAATTTCCTCCCTCTCACTTACTTTTTCCTTCGTCCACGGAGTGTGGATTGGTACATTCTGTCGTCCTTTGCTGCACCCTCCACCGCCACACAAAGTGCCATGAGAAAAACACATCCACAGACGTAGTCATCGTCTTGTCGTAGTATGAATGAAGTCATGAAGATTTCCGGTGTTGCAACAGAGATGGAGAGGCAATGTAATAGGCGGTGTTCTCCGGTGTTGCTTTGGGCACTATTAATGATACTAGCAGCAGCAGCAGCTCCGGCGAGCAGCAGCAGGAGAGATGACTTTCCCACTAGCTTTGTTTTCGGCGCCGGTAGCTCTGCTTACCAggtcatttctctctctctctctctctctctctctctcaaatcTTTATCCCCGTCTCTTTtctttaaatctttattttaagTTCTCATTCAGGTTGAAGGGGCAGCTGCAGAGGGAGGAAGAACACCCAGCATTTGGGACACATATGCACATGAAGGTTAACTTTTTGTTTACCAAGAAATAAACACATAGTTGTTATCTGCAACAACTAAATGTCTTAAGAATCATAGGGAGAACTGCGGACAAGAGAACAGGAGACGTAGCTGCTGATCAGTATCACATGTATAAGGTAAATCCCTAGTTTTGCATACAAAGCTATACCCATCTATGGTGATCTAATGACGGTGTATATAATTTTGGTTTCTTTTGGCGGCAGGAAGATGTAAAGTTGATGCATGACATGGGCCTGGATGCCTATAGATTCTCCATCTCATGGAGTAGACTCATTCCTGGTTAGTATTCAACTTGCCATAATTTCTTTTCCAGACAAAACAGTTGAAGTTTACATGAGTCTAGTGGGTGCGATGCTTGCAGATGGTAGAGGGCCTGTTAATCCAGAGGCGGTGCAGTACTATAACAATTTGATCAATGAGCTCAAGAAATATGGTACTACTAGAATAACAAATCATACCTTAAGAATTCCACATTCACAATTTCCCCAAACTATACTTGCATGCAGGAATTGAGCCTCATGTCACTCTTCTTCATTTCGACCTTCCCCAAGCCCTGGAAGATGAATATTCAGGAGTGTTGAGCCCAAATATTGTGTAAACTTTGGCAATTTCCCATTACATTTGATTCTCTTGTAACCGTGTCTGAGATGGTGTCTATTCGGATGCAGAGAAGACTTCACTTCTTATGCCGATGTGTGCTTCAAAGAGTTTGGGGACAGTGTAAAATACTGGGTCACTATCAATGAGCCAAACGTTTACTCTATCCAAGGCTACGATCTTGCGAACTTTCCACCAAATCattgctcttcttccttggcctcctTATATGGACTCAATTGCACCAAAGGGAATTCATCTGTTGAGCCATATGCGGCTGGTTATAACCTTTTGCTCTCTCATGCATCAGCAGTCTCCTTGTACAGAAAGAAATATCAGGTTTCAGcatgagtttcaattttgttgAATGTTATTAATATTATTCAGAATGTTAACTGAACAAGAGTGTTATTTCTCGTACAAAAGCCAAAACAAAGAGGTTATATCGGAATTACCTTATTTGCTCCCTGGTTTGAGCCATTCACAACTCTACCAGAGGATATAGCAGCAGCTAACAGAGTTTTGGATTTCTTAATAGGATGGTGAGTAACCAAACAATATACTGGAGATTTCTTCTGTGTGCTCAATCTAGACATACAGAAGTTGTGTGACGTGTACTGAATTCGATGGGCTTTGCGGCAGGTTCATTGATCCTATAGTGTATGGAAGGTTCCCTTTTGTGATGAGGAAGTTTGTTGGATCTCGCTTACCATCCTTCAAACCAGAAGAGTCGGCCTTATTGAGAGGATCTTTTGATTTCATTGGATTTAATCACTATCAGGAGTTTTTTGTGCAAGCGGTAACTGGTAATCCAGATGACATCTTGAGAGATTGGTACACTGACATTGCAGCCAGTTTAACATGTAAGTTACTTTCGAAGTTCTGATTGACGATCTTATTTCACAAATTGGTCTTGGTATTAGGCGGTGATTATACCTTAACTATTTTTTTTCTGTTCCTGCAGTTCCACAAACAAATGTTACAAAGGTGCACAAAACTATAATAAATGTCAAGTGATTTATCTTCCTGGAATTTCTTAGAAACTACTTAATCTAACAGGAAATGGAACTTCTATCAGGTATTGGTTTTAAAAGATCCTCCTACAATCCCTTCGACACCATGGGCTATGCAAAGATTGCTCCACTATATCAGAGACAAGTACGGAAATCCACCTGTCTTTATCCATGAAAATGGTAATTGTTTGGTTCACAAAGACGGCCATAAAAACAGCATCACATTCTAGCATTGATTCTAATATATTTACAGTGGGTAATTTCAGGATATCCAGAGTACAACATAGATCCTGCAACTACTGAATATAACTATCATGACGAGCACAGAGCAAACTACATGAAAGATTACATAGAAAGCATGCTTCTTTCCATAAGGTACTTCCAATTTTTTTTCCAGAATCCATTTAGTTCTTGTACTTTAGTACTACAAAGGATTGACGTTTAAAATTCTTAGCTGACTCGAAACTTTTGATGATACTGCAGGAATGGAACAAATGCCAGGGGTTATTTTGCTTGGTCCTTTGTGGATAGCTTTGAGCTTGTTGATGGCTATAGTAGTCGCTATGGTCTCATTGGAGTCAAATTTAGTGTACAAAACAGAACGAGGTATCGTAGATATTCTGGTGACTGGTATTCCAAGTTTCTTAAACCAAATGGATATAGCAGAAGCTATAGAGATGTGGATGTAGAGTAGAAAGTATTTTTCCCATGTCAAACTAATAAGAGGTTGATTGTCTATTGACAAAAGACTTCTAGTGAAAGGGCTATAAGGCAATCTTTTATAAGATCCAAAATGAACTTACAATCTTATTGAACTTTTGCATTTGGAGAAATCTTGTTCATCCATGGTTTTCCAAATGACTATGGAAAATCCTACCCATATGTCAGAGGACTCAGAACAACTGTTTGCTCTTATCATGTGGTTCCTGAAATGTATCTTAGTGATTTATTTGAACAATAATTCTCAAATATATGTAGAATTTCCTAAATGCGTATGCTAAGTGAAAGTTGTCCACAAAAATATTCACAATGTATATGCTGAGCTAGTGTATATAGTCTGTCACCATGTTTTATTGAGTGACTATCAATGTCCAGTTGATGATTAAAAAAAGCAAAATTTAGGCTCTTTCATTCAAAATAAATAAGCTTGCTCTATGATATAACATACCAGGCTCTTGCAAAGGAAGGTAAGTCTgcccgggctgccctttttatgATATAACATACCAAATGACCGTCATCATCAAGGTAATCACAAATTCAGTTTTCGCGCTTAAGAAAACTATTAAGGAAAAACAAGGAACTCAAAGAAACACGATTTCAGAATCTAATCTTACCAGTATACACCTTCGTCTTCAATCCCAACTTCTGAAACTCACATACAATGGAGACCTTTATCTGAGTGATGAATAACGCGGTCACAAAAACATAGATGAAGACTATTTTTCCAATAGAGATGGAGAACAAAACTCTGAGCCAGCCACCGGTTGCGGACTCGGTGACCTCCACCCTACCCTCGATCCCATCAATCATCTTCGTCCGCTTCCCTCGCTTCGTCGTCTTGTCCCTGCGACCGCAAGGCGCCAAGAATCCAGCAGCGGCCGGCGCCGCGCCTGTCGAGGAAGGCGTACCTCACAGAGTAGAATGAGCAAGTAGTTGGCTTCCGCACCAACCGGGCACCGCATCTCCATTTGAGCGCGGTCACCGGAGAGTCGCCGCAGCTGACAAAATTCTAGGTATCACCATTCGGGGCCATTCGGGGGAGTCCACTCATACGGTCGGATTGTGGCCGTAATTCAATCGTAAATAGTTGTGATTCTTTTTATGGATTCACAGTCCCCACTAGATTATAGTTTTTATTCAGGACGGGCAGCCTGAGGCCGTCTGGATGACATCCTCGCTTGCCGCCCAGTAATCTGATCACTTATCTACCACCGGGTCTCCGGGCGGTCGGGGTCActcgctccgaacaaaaactataacctaatGAGGATAATGAACTCAAGAAGAGATCACAATCATTTACGGCTGAATCACAGTCACGATCCGACCGCAAATACGAGTAGCACATCCCTTAGACCATAAAAAAGTGGTCTAGGAGATCTGTGCTCCATTCGGGGAGCGAGAGACCAGATCCCTGGTCCATAAGACAAGGGGACCAGTGGATCCACCACTTGTAATCGTGGTTAGATTGGAGGGCAGAGCCTCTGGATCGTTTTTTGCGATCCAGAGGATGGACTATTTTATGTAATAGTCTATTTGAATGGACCACATCTATTAAATAGGTAGGGTCCATTCAAAAGGGCCAATAATACTTGGTGGTCCATCCTCTGGACCACAAAGAGGATCCTGTCCCATTAGATTGTGATCGTAATCAAGTCATAATTGGTTACAATCCTAAGTTCATTGTCTCCATATTATAGTTTAGATCCGGTGGATAATCAGAGGCCGACTATAATTTGGAGGACGATGAATTTGAAGAGGGATCACTATCAATTATGATCGGATCATGTATCATAATTATAAGTAGTCCATCTTCTAATCCATTTTTTTATGGATCAAGGAATCTTACTTCACAAACACTTATGGATGCACTCAGTTGGGTCGGAAAATGGACCGGCCGGTTTGGATCAACTTTGACGTTATTCAATCTGATTCAGACCCGTTTTACTAAACAGTTGGTAGACAGTTGGATCAGAAACGGTTAAACCATTTTCGTGCTGTGCGATCCAAGAACGATCCAGCATCTTTGTAAAATATACACCAAAATCAGCCAACGAATCCCTTCACATTTTTAATATGCATTCCACACTAAATTAATGTGAATCTGTAACTTATAATGTCCGTCATCCTGCCATCATGATCAAATTAACTTCCCAACCAAGCAATCACTCTGCCTagtacaataaaaaaataaattcaaagtaAGCATCTTGAAGAGAGATGGAAATCGTTAAACAACTTATCATGTCATTCAACAAGGAGACAAGTCTGCTGGCTGACTGGCTCGAGGCATTCATATTTAAAGGCGCTTCACGCGGCCCACCGCCGCCTTGCCGCCCACATGGCCGGCAACCCCCTCCCGCCGGACCCGCTCCCTCCGACACGCTGCCGTTCCCACTTTGATCCTTTGCCCGCTACCTGTTTGCTCAGTTGCCTGAGAGAGAACAAACCTTGACTTTATATATACAATTAACCTGATCAGCTCAGTGGATCGCCAACTAGAAACGGAAATGGAGGTTGATCTCGACAACTTCAAGGCAACTGAGCTCACACTTAGTCTCCCCGGCTCCGATGCGCCGAGGAAGCCGTCACAGGTGACCGGCAAGCGATCTCATGAAGAGAGCTGCAACAGTGAGCAGAGTAGTAGTGTTCCTCCAGCCAAGTACGTGCAGTATATGCATGATCTGAGTGCAGCAGGATGGCTTCTTGGATTTCGACgtagattaattagattttgtaTGCAGGGCACAAGCAGTGGGGTGGCCGCCGGTGAGATCTTGCAGGACAAACAGCTTCAGGGCAAGGAAGAACATGGAGCTCACAgcagagaaggagaagagcagTAATGGTGGAATATACGTGAAGGTGAGCATGGATGGAGCTCCTTACTTGAGGAAAATGGATCTCAGGCTGTGTGAGGGTTACAAGGATCTCACCCACGCATTGAACAGCATGTTCGAATGTTTTTCCCCAGGTTAAAGATTCTTTTGATCTCgacaattaattaattacatgAGTGGCtaaaatgggaaaaaaaattgttgattaaaatacgTAATTTGTATTTGCAGGTAGCTTGGAAGGGCACGGCGATGAGTGTGGATTCGCGATCACATATGAGGATAAAGATGGGGACTGGATGCTGGCTGGAGATGTACCATGGGAGTAagtataatttatatatatatacttgttaaTCTGATTTACGAACACGTTTAAGggataattaattaatcatataGTAATCTCTTCCTTGGACTTTTGGGTCGTAGAATGTTCATCTCTTCATGCAAGAAGTTGAGGATAATGAAGGGATTTGAAGCAAGAGGCTTGGCTTCGAGGACATAAACATGCATGAAGATTCACAAACTGATTTAGTACGTAGTTTTTGGTTTGGATCATCAACAGATCAACAGTTGTGATATTTTGGTTTAGCTTTTTCTTTTCCCCCTTCAAAATTATTGCCGAATACAACTCAATATTCCATATATATACGATCGATCCTCAAGGAGAGGAAATATAAATTTGCCAGTACTGTATTCATCCAGTTTGCCATAAGTTGAAACTCTCAGACAAATTAATTTAGTCCTTCTACTGTTTGCTTTAGTacgattttaatataattttatcaaTCTTTTTTGCttttagaaaagaaaattaattacaCAACATGGGTTCACATGAAAGCTCCTTCGACCATTTCTGTAAATTGGTGATGATAAAGAATGCACGATATTGGTCATTATTGCCATGCCATCACATGGTGGGTAACACAGGCCAAGGATCGTTAGTTGAATGCATCTAGCAGTTCCATGCATTTAATAAATATGGGTCGCAATTCAAGTCAAACACTAATTCGTCGTGGTGCTTGGCGAAACCCTCATTCGAGCTAACTGTCCGTCTAATCCGATAAAATGGTCTGATCGCGAAAAGCAGTCGTTAGGCTTACCGGAACCGATCTAGATAGCCCCATTGGCCGATCGAGCCAAAAAGAGCTAGGTTTGAACAAGGCCGAATGAATTGGCCAAGCGATTGGCAAATCATTCTTGACAAATTATATGAGTTAcacaaatcaaataaaatatattttatatacgAATATTTATCATTGCAAAAACCATGTATCCTTATTTACTTTTTTTAATGTTTCATGAAATGAAGATAAAAATAATTAGTGTATTTTTATGGTCTGCATTATTTGTACGATTTTATTCAATATAATTAAGCCATGGATCCGACAAGTCAACTCTAATTCTGGGTTACTTattaatttgttttatttttactaaATTTATGAGTGTTTGACTAGTCCAATTAATATGTTAGACTTGTTCCACTCACTTAGCATTAGATTAATTGTTAATATATATCACTAATGTTCcataaatattttacaaaattcacAGAAATGTTTATTTTACAAAAGATAGTTATAAACCTTTAAGCATTAGCATGCATTTGGATGAAGGCAGAGTTAAAACCTAAACTATTGTGACGTTACGATAGTTGGTACATGCAtgataaaaattatgaaaaatgataaaagaatatTAATAAAATACTCAATGATAGGAatagatatataaaataataggACTTGTAGAAAGTGAAATGATAGATCATGAATGTATAAGTCTattcttaaaaaattttcttgtatcatcattcaaaatatatatatatatatatatatatatatatatatatatatatatatatatatatatatatatatatatatatatatatgagttaaGTTATAATATGTTTACTTAGGTTATATTGTCAAGATTAAAAAATTTACATGCTCATGAGTTATAATATAGGTAGTTAGAATGTTTTAGATTTcagatttaaagaattttttattttttaaaatataaaaaaaataaattcagaCGTCTCgacataaatttttaaaaaaaaatcgaagTGCTTGAATTAATTCCATCCATGTGGGAAAAAAAATAATTCGTTCACCCCCAGCGCCCCTGTCAATCCATCCCTAGgttaacacggaggagataaatcatgggtggctactagccattagtgcaaatgaccaagacatgagggaggttatgctcagtcacgccgagtttcgactccaagacctcatgtggtaacaccccatgtcttaaccattgCACCGCCCCGAGGAGATTTGAATTAATTCCATCCATGTGACAAAAAACA includes these proteins:
- the LOC122038170 gene encoding uncharacterized protein LOC122038170 isoform X1 encodes the protein MIDGIEGRVEVTESATGGWLRVLFSISIGKIVFIYVFVTALFITQIKVSIVCEFQKLGLKTKVYTARADLPSFARAWNHMIRANSCSESSDIWVGFSIVIWKTMDEQDFSKCKSSIRLNRKKIVKV
- the LOC122038167 gene encoding LOW QUALITY PROTEIN: beta-glucosidase 31-like (The sequence of the model RefSeq protein was modified relative to this genomic sequence to represent the inferred CDS: deleted 1 base in 1 codon; substituted 1 base at 1 genomic stop codon), yielding MERRCIRRCAPALLRVLLIVLVALAAPASGISRDDFPSGFIFGAGSSAYQVEGAAAEGGRTPCIWDTFAHEGRTEDKRTGDVAADQYHKYKEDVKLMHDMGLDAYRFSISWSRVIPYGRGPTNREGVQYYNNLINELKKYGIEPHVTLLHFDLPQSLEDEYSGLLSPKIVEDFTAYADMCFREFGDRVKYWITVNEPNIEPILGHDLGIFPPNHCSSSLASSLGLNCSKGNSSVEPYVAGHNLLLSHASVVSLYRKKYQPNQGGYIGITLLGIWFEPATKLPDDIAAANRALDFLVGWFVNPIVYGRYPSVMQKLVGSRLPSFKSEESAMLRGSFDFIGLNHYSVAFLRAATDNPDDDFRDWYTDMSVSFAFPQTKVTKVPKTALSLIDISSWKTTXSNRKWNFHQVFVSEDPPVIPSTPWAMQRLLDYIRNKYGNPPVFIHENGYPEYNIDPATCGHEFYDEQRANYIKDYIESMLLPIRNGSDVKGYFVWSFMDNFELVTGYRSRYGLIGVDYCVENRTRYRRYSADWYSQFLKPNGYTRRYGDVNVE
- the LOC122011736 gene encoding auxin-induced protein 22D-like encodes the protein MEVDLDNFKATELTLSLPGSDAPRKPSQVTGKRSHEESCNSEQSSSVPPAKAQAVGWPPVRSCRTNSFRARKNMELTAEKEKSSNGGIYVKVSMDGAPYLRKMDLRLCEGYKDLTHALNSMFECFSPGSLEGHGDECGFAITYEDKDGDWMLAGDVPWEMFISSCKKLRIMKGFEARGLASRT
- the LOC122038170 gene encoding uncharacterized protein LOC122038170 isoform X2, which codes for MIDGIEGRVEVTESATGGWLRVLFSISIGKIVFIYVFVTALFITQIKVSIVCEFQKLGLKTKVYTGQPGQTYLPLQEPGTEKK
- the LOC122038168 gene encoding beta-glucosidase 31-like, yielding MNEVMKISGVATEMERQCNRRCSPVLLWALLMILAAAAAPASSSRRDDFPTSFVFGAGSSAYQVEGAAAEGGRTPSIWDTYAHEGRTADKRTGDVAADQYHMYKEDVKLMHDMGLDAYRFSISWSRLIPDGRGPVNPEAVQYYNNLINELKKYGIEPHVTLLHFDLPQALEDEYSGVLSPNIVEDFTSYADVCFKEFGDSVKYWVTINEPNVYSIQGYDLANFPPNHCSSSLASLYGLNCTKGNSSVEPYAAGYNLLLSHASAVSLYRKKYQPKQRGYIGITLFAPWFEPFTTLPEDIAAANRVLDFLIGWFIDPIVYGRFPFVMRKFVGSRLPSFKPEESALLRGSFDFIGFNHYQEFFVQAVTGNPDDILRDWYTDIAASLTFPQTNVTKVLVLKDPPTIPSTPWAMQRLLHYIRDKYGNPPVFIHENGYPEYNIDPATTEYNYHDEHRANYMKDYIESMLLSIRNGTNARGYFAWSFVDSFELVDGYSSRYGLIGVKFSVQNRTRYRRYSGDWYSKFLKPNGYSRSYRDVDVE